In Oligoflexia bacterium, a single genomic region encodes these proteins:
- a CDS encoding right-handed parallel beta-helix repeat-containing protein, whose protein sequence is MISAVFWGNVLQHYWIKLSLILTVISFQACTLENQSIHALNQTHLNDFGPGPTLPQGQELFPINNLNDSCVCDYTIDPQIQFMDAQTINPGSTVCFDAQVADVRQPMTFEHLNGTQHHPIIVKNCNGSVKFLSTGSQAAIKVISGSYFRLTGIQSTGSLGIVLDAPSSPHALAIGKAHHYELDNIHIQSSSFAGIMAKVDPSSQDCRINDRRYDSYVMDTVYVHDNLVENVAGEGFYFGNSFFTGVSDQYCARNSACDLSRCEGIQYPHLVKNIHIFNNHIENTGWDGIQVGSAVDNCSISHNTINNWSTQNRSSQNHAIQVGDGSSCTVENNLLDGGGIGIHLAGIGDSLLKNNTIQNFNEYGIIVNPRPAPLDSDLNGSFYKGGFSIIDNTLVSNINTGPAIRDVNIPSNPVPTDENLIENNTITSLGSVFQLNARYNWQEINNHTF, encoded by the coding sequence TTGATATCGGCAGTTTTTTGGGGAAATGTATTGCAGCATTATTGGATAAAATTAAGCTTAATTCTTACCGTTATCAGCTTTCAAGCGTGTACGCTTGAAAACCAAAGTATTCATGCACTCAATCAAACCCATCTTAATGATTTTGGTCCTGGTCCAACTTTACCACAAGGGCAAGAGCTATTTCCCATCAACAATTTAAATGACAGTTGTGTGTGCGATTATACGATTGATCCGCAAATCCAATTCATGGATGCACAAACAATCAATCCAGGAAGCACTGTATGCTTTGATGCTCAAGTTGCAGATGTGAGGCAACCCATGACATTTGAACATTTAAACGGTACTCAACACCATCCTATCATTGTAAAAAACTGCAATGGCTCTGTAAAATTTTTATCTACTGGCAGCCAAGCTGCGATAAAAGTTATTTCAGGATCTTATTTTAGGCTGACGGGCATTCAAAGTACAGGCAGTCTTGGTATTGTATTAGATGCGCCAAGTTCACCCCATGCTCTAGCCATAGGCAAAGCCCATCATTATGAACTTGACAACATTCATATTCAATCGTCTTCTTTTGCCGGCATTATGGCTAAAGTTGATCCTTCCTCACAAGATTGTCGTATCAACGACCGCCGGTATGATAGCTATGTTATGGATACGGTTTATGTTCATGACAACTTGGTAGAAAATGTTGCTGGCGAAGGATTTTATTTTGGTAATAGTTTTTTTACAGGAGTAAGCGATCAATACTGCGCAAGAAATTCAGCTTGCGACTTATCTCGTTGTGAAGGTATTCAATATCCTCACTTGGTCAAAAACATTCATATCTTTAATAACCATATTGAAAATACTGGCTGGGACGGTATTCAAGTGGGTTCCGCTGTAGACAATTGTAGCATTAGCCATAATACAATTAACAATTGGTCTACTCAAAACAGAAGCAGTCAAAATCATGCCATACAAGTGGGTGATGGCTCTTCTTGCACTGTTGAAAATAACCTTCTAGATGGGGGTGGCATTGGAATTCATTTGGCAGGTATCGGTGACAGTTTGTTAAAAAATAATACCATTCAAAATTTTAATGAATACGGTATCATTGTTAATCCAAGGCCGGCACCGCTTGACTCAGATTTAAATGGAAGTTTTTACAAAGGTGGATTTTCAATTATAGATAATACCCTTGTATCCAACATCAACACTGGCCCTGCCATTAGGGATGTAAACATTCCCAGCAACCCGGTTCCTACTGATGAAAACTTAATTGAAAACAACACAATTACTTCTTTAGGTTCTGTTTTCCAACTCAACGCTCGTTACAATTGGCAAGAAATCAATAATCATACTTTTTAG
- a CDS encoding antitoxin VbhA family protein: protein MNQQNITNILLSIIAVLLLVLVLQNQKPGMSYDRSAPPAYPQESDYAQDPHTGHNHAPEASNDPHGGEFNPSEMVYAALKCPSDETLPLASPSCSDKMANERRKAVDNAFAQGLTISKVFDAIIEKYGMNALTLEAQEIIKARQQ from the coding sequence ATGAATCAACAAAATATTACCAATATTCTTTTATCTATTATTGCAGTTTTACTTTTGGTTTTGGTCCTACAAAATCAAAAGCCTGGCATGTCTTATGATAGATCTGCGCCACCTGCTTATCCACAAGAATCTGATTATGCGCAAGATCCACACACAGGACATAATCATGCGCCTGAGGCTTCTAATGACCCACATGGCGGAGAATTTAACCCTTCTGAAATGGTTTACGCTGCTTTAAAATGTCCCAGCGATGAAACATTGCCTCTGGCTTCTCCTTCTTGTTCAGACAAAATGGCCAATGAAAGAAGAAAAGCCGTGGACAATGCTTTTGCTCAGGGCTTAACCATTTCAAAAGTGTTTGATGCTATTATTGAAAAATACGGCATGAATGCTTTAACCTTGGAAGCACAAGAAATCATTAAAGCCCGCCAACAATAA